Proteins encoded within one genomic window of uncultured Desulfobacter sp.:
- a CDS encoding indolepyruvate oxidoreductase subunit beta, which yields MNKITLKHDPYNLIITGVGGQGNVLASRMVGDMLSRQGFDITIGETFGASQRGGSVMSHLRISSKGSLSPQIPVGRAHMVVSLEPVEALRVIKEYGNPGVKVITNMRPVCAMGVISGEENYPSPESIMAWINKYAAAAWFLDTTETAIRLGNPIFGNVMLVGALAGTGELNLDRETFEAVVKSRMPASKAQVNLDAFDAGEKLIEA from the coding sequence ATGAACAAAATAACATTGAAACATGACCCCTACAATCTGATTATCACCGGTGTCGGCGGCCAGGGAAATGTTCTGGCCAGCCGGATGGTTGGCGATATGCTTTCCCGCCAGGGGTTCGACATCACAATCGGTGAAACCTTTGGTGCCTCCCAGCGCGGCGGGTCGGTGATGAGCCATCTGCGTATATCCAGTAAGGGCAGTCTGTCTCCCCAGATTCCCGTGGGCCGGGCACATATGGTGGTATCCCTCGAACCTGTGGAGGCCCTGCGGGTGATAAAGGAGTATGGCAACCCGGGGGTAAAAGTGATCACCAACATGCGGCCGGTATGCGCCATGGGCGTCATCAGCGGTGAAGAGAATTACCCGTCACCGGAATCCATCATGGCGTGGATCAATAAATACGCGGCAGCCGCCTGGTTCCTCGATACCACCGAAACAGCGATCCGGCTGGGCAATCCCATTTTCGGCAACGTTATGCTGGTCGGCGCCCTGGCCGGAACCGGCGAACTGAACCTGGATCGCGAGACCTTCGAGGCAGTGGTAAAAAGCAGGATGCCCGCTTCCAAGGCACAAGTGAACCTGGACGCCTTTGATGCAGGCGAAAAGCTGATAGAAGCATAA